The DNA sequence TCTCCTTGGTCGCTGTGTTTCTGAGTGGTTTATCAGACTATGGTGACTGGCGTGATGACAAATAGATTAAGGATCAACTTGGTAAAAAATAGGAATGCTTTTGTTTCTGACAGTGCATAGTCTTTACTAAAGGAATATAGTTTGATTGGGGTTATGAAGGTGTTCAATATCAGTTGAAGTGGACGCTATATTTACATCTCCACAGGTTTATCCTGCCATCTGACCAAACCTTTTTACCACgcagaacacaggagttgctggtTCAACGTTACCTAAATGAGTTCATTAGTTTGTTAGTTTCTAAATCTTTAAAACAGCAAAGTCACACAATGACAAGACAACTAAGCGATGGAGGCAGCCGTAGAGCACCAACCCCCGTGTCCTGTgaggtaaaaatgtttttgtcaaaggagtctggtggctttggaGTGAGCAGAGATTGTAGTACTTTGGTcgtttgttatttaaaaaactaaatcagtgATGTGTCTTCCATGTTGTGTGTTGGATTTTTTGGAAACAACATAAAGTTAATTGCAGGACAACTCAGTCATTCAGTAAACTGGGGAGCTGTCTCCAGACCCTCTGATTCTAAGAAGAGTTTACCTCCCAAAAGCTGAAGTCAGCAaagtttttaaatgagaaatgagCTCTGTTGGAAACAAGAGTTGCTGCATCCCATATCATATTCTTTATCTTTTTACTCTACTACAAACTGCAGCTTCTCTTAAAAATAATGCTTTGTTGTCTGCAGACAACTGGTACTGACAACAATAGTTTCTTGCATACTAATGGTAGTATGGGCCTTGCAACACGCCNNNNNNNNNNNNNNNNNNNNNNNNNNNNNNNNNNNNNNNNNNNNNNNNNNNNNNNNNNNNNNNNNNNNNNNNNNNNNNNNNNNNNNNNNNNNNNNNNNNNCcactcagccaatcagcatcCAGCATCCAGATCCGTCCTCTGAGCAGCTTTGAGGACGTGACAGCGGCCGTGTCAGAGATCAGAGATAAACTACAGGACGTCCTGAGAGAGAAGAGGACAACCGTCTCACTGACAGGGACTGAAGTGGACATTTTACTGCCTCAACCAGAGCCCAAGACCAGAGGTGGATTCTTACAATATTCACGTGGAATCACACTGGAtccaaacacagcaaacacacagctgttatTATCTGAGGGGAACAGGAAAGCAACGTTAAAGAAACAACATCAGTCCTATTGTAGTCACCCAGACAGATTTACTTGGTGGCCTCAGGTCCTGAGTAGAGAGAGTCTGACTGGACGTTGTTACTGGGaggtggagaggagagggagaggaattTCTGTAGCAGTCGCATACAAGAACATCAGGAGAGAGGGGAAGTCGGATGAATGTGGATTCGGACTAAATGACAAATCTTGGGTGCTAGAGTGTTACAAGAACAGTTAtaaatttttttacaacaaagtCCAAACTCCCATCAAAGGTCCTGGGTCCGCCAGAGTAGGAGTGTACCTGGATCACAGTGCAGGTATTCTGTCCTTCTACAGAGTCTCTGAAACCATGACTCTCCTCCACAGAGTCCAGACCACGTTCACTCAGCCCCTCTATGTTGGACTTGCATGTTTGTGGTCTCCTGGATTCTCTGCTGAGTTGTGTACACTGTAATAGATAGAAGTAATTTAAGGGTTGATTTCTGTTTTAACTCATCAACTTATTTAGTCTCCATGTGTTTTGCTGACAGGTGATTGTTGtgaaattctatttttttatgtttttttgtcagtgtttgacatttttcatgtgCTTACACATTTTAGTTGatttttctcctttgttttggttttagcaaaaaaattgtcacttttttcaaaataaatttgcttttcttaacatttttgtaaattagtTTGAGGTTTATTTGCATGTATTAAAGTTTTAGAAGTGatgagatgtttttgttttgtgataaaATCTTTCGGGGAGCCCCAGAAGCTCAAAATGAGCTCCGTTGGGAACTGATATTTTACCTTtgattgttgaaaaaagacaacatgttaaaaaaaggtcttCACTGATCTATAGATATCACCTGCTGGTTGTTCTTCATGTAATTCTCCATCTCATGTACCTGTGGGACAGGAAGATGTCTGGTAAATAGGTGTCTTGTAATCCCATGTTTGAGTCAATATTTCCTCTCTTCACTGACTCAATAAATATTACACTAAAACTAACTGTGTTTCATTAGTACTCATTATTGCTGAATAAGTTGTGAATGTGGATTtggacaaaatgacaaatcttGGGCGTTATATTGTGACAACAACAGTTATACATTTTGGTCCAACGATGTCCAAACTCCCGTCTCAGGT is a window from the Etheostoma cragini isolate CJK2018 chromosome 16, CSU_Ecrag_1.0, whole genome shotgun sequence genome containing:
- the LOC117959760 gene encoding tripartite motif-containing protein 16-like protein, which encodes LSQSASSIQIRPLSSFEDVTAAVSEIRDKLQDVLREKRTTVSLTGTEVDILLPQPEPKTRGGFLQYSRGITLDPNTANTQLLLSEGNRKATLKKQHQSYCSHPDRFTWWPQVLSRESLTGRCYWEVERRGRGISVAVAYKNIRREGKSDECGFGLNDKSWVLECYKNSYKFFYNKVQTPIKGPGSARVGVYLDHSAGILSFYRVSETMTLLHRVQTTFTQPLYVGLACLWSPGFSAELCTL